In Arvicola amphibius chromosome 1, mArvAmp1.2, whole genome shotgun sequence, one DNA window encodes the following:
- the Psapl1 gene encoding LOW QUALITY PROTEIN: proactivator polypeptide-like 1 (The sequence of the model RefSeq protein was modified relative to this genomic sequence to represent the inferred CDS: inserted 1 base in 1 codon; deleted 1 base in 1 codon), producing MLCTLILLSGLLGATKASPISGPQECAKGSEVWCQDLQAAAKCQALRFCQSAVWSKPTVRTLPCSICQDVAAAAGNGMNPDATESDILASVMKTCEWLPSPESSAKCKTMVGNHSTAVLGMLSGTAGSALAPVCTALTLCEPLQRYLATATSESPLTQEDATEVMAPFLSNGALSFHPSQMLESPVCQDCIQLISRLQGSLESNLTSAEVAVQDQCESLGPGLVALCKNYIRQQFVPTKKMLQILHPQEVCRKGGFCEEQREPAHRLAQMATVNGVPSLEMELPRKNEMQMQLGLTCDVCLNVIQEMDKWLMTNSTEALITHALERVCSIMPESLVQQCITLVETYSPNLVQACDQVTPEKVCETIRLCNNRRQARSISRAEATTPSLLVDEENQGSFCQGCKRILGVSSQNLDRKSTKRDILNAFKGGCRILPLPYVLQCNRFVAEYEPVLIESLRFMMDPTDLCKKMGACHSPKVPLLGTDQCVIGPSFWCKSPEAAEMCNAVXHCQRLVWKKPASGVKEQP from the exons ATGCTGTGTACTCTGATTCTCTTGTCTGGTCTCCTGGGGGCCACCAAGGCCAGCCCCATCTCGGGCCCCCAGGAGTGTGCCAAGGGCTCTGAGGTATGGTGTCAGGATCTGCAGGCAGCTGCGAAGTGCCAGGCTCTGAGGTTCTGCCAGAGTGCTGTCTGGAGCAAGCCCACAGTCAGGACCCTGCCCTGCAGTATATGCCAGGATGTGGCAGCCGCTGCTGGTAACGGGATGAACCCAGATGCTACAGAGTCTGACATTTTGGCATCGGTAATGAAGACATGTGAGTGGCTTCCGAGCCCGGAATCTTCAGCTAAGTGCAAGACAATGGTGGGCAACCATAGCACAGCTGTTCTGGGCATGCTCAGTGGAACCGCAGGGAGTGCCCTGGCTCCGGTATGTACTGCGCTCACCCTCTGTGAGCCACTACAGAGGTACCTAGCCACTGCCACCTCAGAGAGCCCGCTGACACAAGAGGATGCAACGGAGGTGATGGCTCCATTCTTGTCCAACGGGGCCCTCAGCTTCCACCCATCACAGATGCTTGAGAGTCCTGTATGTCAAGATTGTATCCAGCTGATCTCCCGGctccagggttctctagagtctaACTTGACCTCAGCAGAGGTAGCTGTCCAGGATCAGTGTGAATCCCTGGGGCCTGGCCTGGTTGCCCTCTGCAAGAACTATATCCGCCAGCAATTTGTCCCCACTAAGAAAATGCTGCAGATTCTCCACCCACAGGAGGTCTGCAGGAAGGGAGGGTTctgtgaggagcagagagagccTGCCCACAGGCTGGCTCAAATGGCCACTGTGAATGGAGTCCCCTCTCTGGAGATGGAACTGCCGAGGAAGAATGAGATGCAGATGCAGTTGGGCCTGACCTGTGATGTGTGCTTGAATGTGATTCAGGAGATGGACAAATGGCTCATGACCAACAGCACAGAAGCCCTCATCACCCACGCTCTGGAAAGAGTATGTTCCATAATGCCCGAATCTCTGGTCCAGCAGTGCATCACCCTGGTGGAGACCTACAGCCCCAACTTGGTACAAGCTTGTGACCAGGTCACTCCAGAGAAAGTATGTGAGACCATCCGGCTGTGTAACAACAGAAGGCAGGCCAGGTCCATTTCCAGGGCTGAGGCAACCACACCATCCCTGCTGGTGGATGAAGAAAACCAGGGCAGCTTCTGCCAGGGATGCAAAAGGATACTGGGCGTATCTTCCCAGAATCTGGATCGCAAGAGCACCAAGCGGGACATCCTGAATGCCTTCAAAGGTGGTTGCCGCATCCTGCCGCTGCCCTACGTGCTGCAGTGCAACCGCTTCGTAGCCGAATACGAACCTGTGCTCATAGAGAGCCTCAGGTTTATGATGGAC CCCACGGACCTCTGCAAGAAGATGGGGGCCTGCCACAGCCCCAAGGTCCCACTTCTAGGCACGGATCAGTGTGTCATAGGCCCCAGCTTTTGGTGCAAGAGTCCAGAGGCTGCTGAAATGTGCAACGCCG GACACTGCCAGCGTCTTGTGTGGAAAAAGCCAGCTTCCGGAGTCAAAGAGCAGCCATGA